The following coding sequences lie in one Musa acuminata AAA Group cultivar baxijiao chromosome BXJ3-1, Cavendish_Baxijiao_AAA, whole genome shotgun sequence genomic window:
- the LOC135629577 gene encoding T-complex protein 1 subunit zeta 1-like, whose product MSLRVLNPNAEVLNKSAALHMNINAAKGLQDVLKTNLGPKGTIKMLVGGAGDIKLTKDGNTLLKEMQIQNPTAIMIARTAVAQDETSGDGTTSTVLFIGELMKQSERYIDEGMHPRVLVDGFEIAKRSTLEFLEKFKTPVVMGDTPDKEILKMVARTTLRTKLYEGLADQLTDIVVNGVLCIRKPDEPIDLFMVEIMHMRHKFDVDTRLVEGLVLDHGSRHPDMKRRAENCYILTCNVSLEYEKSEINAGFFYSNAEQREKMVAAERRQVDERVKKIIELKNKVCSGNDNNFVVINQKGIDPPSLDLLARAGIIALRRAKRRNMERLVLACGGEAVNSVDDLTEDCLGWAGLVYEHILGEEKYTFVENVKNPRSCTILIKGPNDHTIAQIKDAVRDGLRSVKNTLEDEAVVLGAGAFEVAARQHLVTNIKKTVQGRAQLGVEAFADALLVVPKTLAENSGLDTQDVIIALTGEHDRGNIVGLNHHTGEPIDPQMEGIFDNYSVKRQIINSGPVIASQLLLVDEVIRAGRNMRKPT is encoded by the exons ATGTCGCTCCGGGTGTTGAATCCCAACGCCGAGGTGCTGAACAAGTCGGCGGCGCTCCACATGAACATCAACGCCGCTAAGGGCCTCCAGGACGTCCTCAAGACCAACCTCGGGCCCAAGGGCACCATCAAGAT GCTTGTTGGAGGGGCTGGGGATATCAAGCTGACCAAAGATGGCAACACTCTACTGAAGGAGATG CAAATCCAAAACCCCACAGCCATCATGATTGCGAGGACAGCGGTTGCGCAGGATGAGACTAGTGGCGACGGCACGACCTCCACTGTGCTCTTCATTGGGGAGCTCATGAAGCAGTCAGAGCGGTACATCGATGAAG GAATGCATCCACGGGTACTGGTAGATGGATTTGAAATTGCTAAGCGGTCTACCCTTGAATTTCTTGAGAAGTTTAAGACACCTGTTGTAATGGGTGATACCCCTGACAAGGAGATATTGAAAATGGTAGCACGGACAACTCTTAGGACAAAG TTATACGAGGGACTAGCTGATCAACTGACAGATATTGTTGTTAATGGA GTGCTCTGCATACGCAAACCTGATGAGCCTATTGATCTCTTTATGGTGGAGATAATGCACATGCGTCATAAGTTTGATGTTGATACACGTTTG GTTGAAGGTCTCGTCCTTGATCATGGTTCTCGACATCCTGATATGAAACGGAGGGCAGAAAATTGTTATATCTTGACATGCAATGTCTCCTTGGAGTATGAGAAAAG TGAAATAAATGCAGGGTTTTTCTACTCCAATGCAGAGCAGAGAGAGAAAATGGTTGCTGCTGAACGGCGTCAAGTTGATGAGCGAGTTAAGAAGATCATTGAACTAAAGAATAAG GTCTGCTCGGGCAATGACAACAACTTTGTTGTGATCAACCAAAAGGGAATTGATCCTCCATCTCTGGATCTCCTTGCTAGGGCAGGG ATTATTGCACTTCGAAGAGCTAAGAGGAGGAATATGGAAAGACTGGTTTTAGCTTGTGGTGGGGAGGCTGTCAATTCTGTTGATGACTTGACTGAAGATTGTCTTGGCTGGGCTGGGCTTGTTTATGAGCATATTCTTGGTGAAGAAAAGTACACCTTTGTGGAGAATGTGAAAAACCCTCGTTCTTGTACTATCTTGATTAAAG GACCCAATGACCATACAATTGCTCAAATCAAGGATGCTGTTCGTGATGGTCTCAGGTCTGTCAAGAATACACTTGAAGATGAAGCTGTTGTCCTG GGGGCTGGCGCTTTTGAGGTTGCAGCCAGGCAGCATTTGGTCACCAACATAAAGAAAACTGTTCAAGGG CGTGCACAGCTTGGTGTAGAAGCTTTTGCTGATGCTCTTCTGGTGGTGCCGAAGACACTAGCAGAGAACTCTGGCCTCGACACACAAGATGTCATTATCGCTCTTACG GGTGAGCATGACAGAGGTAACATTGTGGGTTTGAATCACCATACTGGAGAACCAATAGATCCACAAATGGAAGGTATCTTTGACAATTACTCAGTGAAAAGACAGATCATAAACTCAGG GCCTGTCATTGCATCCCAGTTGCTTCTGGTGGATGAAGTGATCCGTGCCGGTCGGAACATGAGAAAACCAACCTAA